The genomic region TTGCTTCCCTTACATCGCTATGggttattatatgtatatgggTTTCTTCCACGAGACAGTTTTTTCCTATGTGACCAGTGTTGTAATAGATAATCAAAAAGCGAATAGCCCCGCCTGGTGATATGTTAACAAGTTGGACCGATTAAtgccattttttgtttataaataatgctAAAAATGTAGTCCTTTGATTCCTCTCCCTCCCATAGGTAAGGTGTTTAGTACGAGCGAGGACGAGCGGCTCCAGATCTGGGAACAGATGCAGTCGGAGATGGATGTCGAACAGCCCGGCGACAGGTCCGGCTGCTGCCATTCTAATTTCTAACATATTCTATGATATTGTGTTTTTAGAAAGAATGTATTCAGTTGCCCACATACAAAATTTCGCGAAAGTAGCTATTGTTACACTAGCAATTCAAACTTACTCTAAATTATTACTTCTTGACAACAATGATGTAAAGCTAGAGCATTAAAGGTTGAGAATATTCACTTAATCAGCGAAAGAATGTAattatagtattttaaaaatttgATATAACTTTTCAGGGCTTCACTGCAATCACTTCCGCGTAGACAAAGGCGGACGGAGCACGACAGACGTCGGCTGAACGAACACACGTTCACCGTATACCAGGACAACCATGACAGGTTAGAGACCCGAGAAAACGGTTTCGGAAAAATCATATAGGCCTGTGTTTGTTGGCTTGGACATCTATTATAGATCTTATTACTGTTTGCAAGCTTCacattttttgcagttttcGGCGCCATACGTTGTTCATGCAATGGAAAGTTGCAACTAGGATAAAATTAACTAATGTGTATAAAAGTGCTGAACACTTGCACAGAAAAAGAACtacaaatgtacatgttctGGTTACCGTTGTGTAATGAATGTTGTCTTTTTGCAGACTGCGGCCAATGGCGCTACGCAGCAACAGAGGGACGGAACATGACCGGCGCCGCCTCAACATCCTCTCTGAGGAAATATCCTCCTGCTGACACCCGGATCTCTTACTTTTGAAAGATTTCAACGAATATTTTGTGATACGCAGACATAATAGAATAAGCTCCTAACAATTAGGGATATTCTTAAGCATGTGTTAATGCGATATTGCAAAAATGCTGTGCAGTAACATGTACTAAAAATCTGAAATTACTCAATCGTTAGCTGAATTATTAGAAATGAACGAGAGTACTGTGGTATGCTGGATGCAAAAACCTAGAACAAAcatgaaatgtgtatttaattAGTGTACATTTTCAGTTATCTGTGACActatgtataatttatatacacgACACTATGTGTAATTTATATAAACGCGTGcagttataaaacaattatcttGCCTGTTTCTGTTTGATGCCTTTTAAAAGTGCTGCGATGAAATTATGTActtgtatattaaaatatgataatattatcaatgtgttaattaaacattttggttTCCATTCCTTATAATTCTGACACGAGTTTCAGTTCCTCCTGTATCTTGGCAGAGATTTCAATTCCTGGTGTATTCCGGGAAGAGGTTTGGTGGGTGGGTAGCTATGGCAATCGGGGCAGGAAGTTAACAATCCTTTTGATTCGGGGCATGTGGCTGAGAGATCTTTGTGAATGGCGTTGGATTCCAGCACTTGTGTATCGTGAGGTGGGGTGTATAGCATGGCGAGGATATTATACGCTGTGCATAAGGTCGGGCTATCCATTCCCTTTGTATCGAGCCAGGTGATTGCTAAGTCATTGTGTGTAAGGCGTTGCGTCTAGGCATTGTGCATCGGGATGTGGATTTGAAGTCCTACTGTATCGTGGCTGGTGTTTGGAGCGGCTCCCGCGCAGCCTGCAAGAGTGTTTTTCACTGCCAAGTCCACTATGGCGTGCCTCGCCATAACGGTCGCGCTACCAATGTGGGAAAGAATCAAACAATTGGCAAACTTCAAAAACCGATGATCCGGTGGTAACGGTTCCGGTGACGTCACATCAAACCTGCTCGTAAGATTTCACCGGAAGTTAGCGCAATGTACAGCGCGTCTTGATCGACAAGAAGTCCCCTTGACATGTTGACGAAAATTGCCGTGttcttcatattttgaaatgcaGTGGCATTAAACAATTTGTGGTTACTTTGATTGATAGAGCAGCAGGCGATCACAATGTCTGAATGTTCTAGAAGCTTGCCAAAGGACACGTATTCCGCGTCGACATCCCCGGCGTAGTCCTTCGGTGACCTACTGCAGTTCAAGAGTCGCCCGATGCTGAAGGCTCTTAGCCGATGGGCGAAGTCCAAAACGACCAAGGCCGACGATACCGACGATAGCTCCCCGGAGTTCCTGTCCAAACAGATAGAGCATGCCTTCGACGGCGCTTCCCCAAACACCGCTGGATACAGCCCGAATACCTACAAAAAAggtaagtcataaaacatttgcAAGGCTGTAAAACACGTACAATAACACACTACTCATTATTAAATGCTTAAGAGTATGTGTGCCGTTATGatcataaatatttgatagGACGCGGATATATAGTTATTGTTTAGAAGTACCTTCTTTATATCTTCGGGCGGTGGCAAGAGTGAGGGCGATTGTTGCCTCAGCAACGGCGTCGGAATGTACGTCAGGTGTGTATCCCACGGCGATGTTACGACGGGCGCACTCCTTCAGGTCGATATGGTCCAGGCCAACTGACATTGTGGCAATCACTTTCAACTGCGGACCTGTGGAAACGAAGAATGTTATATGACGTTGGTTGAAcaattttatatgaaaagcaAAAACATACAGCAATAAAATACCGCATACCTGCAGCGTTCAATACTTCCGCGTCCACCGTTGTGTCAGGGTCGACGATGAGGGCGCTGGCGCCGACAACGTCCCTAAGCGGACGATCTAAGGCTGCGGCGATCTGGCCTTCCTCTTCTTCATCGCAAAACATCAGGTCGCATGACACCTGCAGCTGGGCAAGCCCTGCCCCGTCCGGATTCTTTGATTTACAAAAACTTTCGGTCGTTCGCTCTCCTGCTTTGTTCATAAATGAAAAGAGAATGGATGTAGTAGCTTACGCATGTGCTTTGTTCAAGTGTCAACACTTGACTTACATTACACACGAATGTCCCAGATCGCTCACCCGATTTCCATAGCTCAACCTCTTGTTAGTTTGCTAACATCAACATGATTATTTAAGTCTATTTAAGCCCATAAAGATGTAGTACATGACCATCTCATGATCAATCCTGCGAATGAGGGGCTGTCTGTTTCTTCcgataatgttttgttttcactgaaaacaaaattgcGTGATCGACCGCTGGCTGCGGTTTAGTTCGAAATAAACCTTATGTCGAAAACCGGCCCTGACAAATAGCCGGCGATCATGTTAAAAAGTTCATGCCTTTAAACGGCTCGAACCGATAACGTGTACATGCATCTACAGCTTCACTGGAGAATTAAACATTGTCGTCAGTGACAAGAAAGCAATTGTCGGCAACAACGCGCGACGGACAATAGCTCAGTTTTAGTTTGTGTAATGCTCAGGCGGGCTTCAATAAGGTGAGGTCAGTGTGCGACAGGTCAGGTCAGGTCAGGTGATGACATATCGGTTGAATGTATCTTTATCATACAATACCCAGTTTTAGTGACCCCAAATGATGTTACATTTGAGGATAAAATAATAAGCATTGCCTTGCGTTGTTTAGGGTTCCCTTTTAAGCCAATGACTTCTTTTATTTCCCCGTAACATGTGTTCAATGGGGACGGGCATACCCAAACAACACATTCAaatgtgaaaagaaaaagcattatatgttaaattaattaattttcaattaaatatttacttaattttagTACATACTAAGTAGGAGAAAGACAATTTAATACCAACTTCTGTATTCTAATTCACTATTTATAAGAAACGGGTGTTTGGGGCAAAGACCAACAGCCCTGCGTTCAGTTAAAGCTAACAGCCTAAAACGTTAGCAAACTGTTTTCCTTTCTATGtctgtttaaaactttaaacgtAGTCCATACACTGAAAGATTGGAACCAACGTAAAATCGTTAGCTACCGTCAGCACTGAAGTGAGGGCAGGTATGCATGATATTACACTATAAATATACAaggttaactattttttattcctAAAACTATATAGCAGTATTATTGAATAATGgtataattattgaataaattcgGCATTGTATTATAAAGATAGAGACCGGACACAAACAATTAGAAGTAAGgcttatttaacaaaacatacaattcaCAAATGTTCAAAGGGTTACTCTGACCTTGATCTCGAAGGTTTGGACACCGGTCTTAAGGGCGACACGTCCTCATAATAAAAATTATGCTGGTCACTCCTgccaaatattgattttaatccgGCCATAAACGTGAAAGATATGGACCGGACACGAAAGGAACAGACCGACGAACGAATTTAAGTTGAGAAGGTTGctgagaccttgaccttgaaggtagAGATACGGGTCCTGTGTGGTCACTTCTCCCAACTAATTTTAAATATCGTAATTGTTTGACAAAGATAAAGGCCGGACACAAACTATTAGAAGTAAGATTTATATAAGCAAACATACAGttgaaaaaagttcaaaagGTTGCTCTGACCTTGATCTCGAAGGTTTGGACACCGGTCTTAAGGGCGACACGTCCTCAAACTATGCTGGTTACttctgtcaaatatttttttttaaatccgaCCATGAACGTGAAAGATATGGACCGGACACGAAAGGAAGTGagaaggttgctgtgaccttgaccttgaaggtagggacacgggtcgtGTGTGGTCACTTCTGCCAACTAATTTCATATGACAGAGATACGGACGGACACGAACTATTATCACTATGGCTTATATAGCGGAACAAAGTTCAGAAGgatgctgtgaccttgactttgaagGTAGGGACATGTGTCTTCTGCCCAACACAGCTTCGTGCTATGATGGTCACTTCTTCCGAATAGTTTTAAAATCCGTccatgaatgagaaagatatgTAACGGACACGAACTATAATCACTATGTCTTATCTAGCATAACAAACTAAGTtcagaaggttgctgtgaccttgcCCTGTTGCCCATGAatgtaggggcacgggtcttgtgCACGACATGTCATGCTGTGGTGGTCActtctttcaaataatttaactgTCCAgctataaaaaagaaagatatgAACCGGACAAAAACGGGACGGACGGACGTGACGACGAGCGCGATTCCTATGTAGCCTAACAACGGGGGTATGATTATGGAAGTGTATAGCATAATATAGACACCATCATGCATTCTTTTCGACTCAACTTGACGAGTTATATCACGacacattgtttaaatgatgtCGACTTGTGAACTTATCAACTAGATATGCagactttattttcaagaaatattactaCATTGCAAACACTTTTTCGACTTGACAAAAAGCAAAACAACATCCTGTGTCAATAATTAAACAAGTCttcactattttgaccaaacttaCTGTTAGAAATCTCCGAGCCGACATAATACCAGTCgacaaaattacttttttacatcatcagtatattatactagtatatgtcccataagtacatgtatataaagcaaTGTTGCGTTTATCATAACCGAAACATGATCATATAGGGACAGGTGTTTCAAGCGGCTCCCCGCGCAGCCCTGCAAGCGTGTTCCTCACCGCAAGGTCCACCATGGCGTGCCTAGCCCTCATTGATGCGCTTCCTAGGTGAGGAAGAACCAGGCAGTTCGGCAACGTCAAGAGCCGATGGTCCGGGGGAAACGGTTCCGGTGACGTCACATCGAGACCAGCTCGTAAGATTTCACCGGAAGATAGGGCATCGTAAAGAGCATCTTGATCAACAAGTATTCCCCGTGACGTGTTGATAAGAATTGCGCTTTTCTTCATCTTTTTGAATGCAGCGGCGTCAAACAGATTGTGGTTACTGGGATTGACTGAACAACAGGCGATCACAAAGTCTGAGTTTTCCAGAAGCTGGTCAAAGGACACATATTCCGCTTCAACTTCGCCGGCGTAATCCTTGGGCGATCTGCCACAGTACATGAGACGCCCGATACTGAACGCCCTCAGCCGACGTGCGACCCCGAGTCCGATCCGACCGAGTCCTACGATGCCGACGGTAGCGCCCCGGAGCTCCTGGCCACACAGGTAGAGGCAGCTGTCCCACGTGCTTCCCCACGAGCCACCAGATACAGCCTGTACACCTGTGATAGACATTAAGAACGGCAAAACTTCAGTATCATCATTGATTCTATATGAAAACGGCATAAAACAATTGATACAAAAAACACAAGGAGAGTACTCCTGACTATTCTGTTTTAGGTGAGAGGGTTATTATATAGACAATTGCTGAGTAGAAATATACCTTCTTTGTGTCTGCGAGCAGTGGCAAGAGTAAGGCCAATTGTTCCCTCAGCGACGGCGTCAGTGAGTACGTCAGGAGTATATCCGACGGGGATGCGCCGACGGGCACACTCCTTAAGATCGATATGGTCGAGTCCCACTGATACAGTGGCAATCACCTTCAGTTGTGAACCTACAAAAAGACGTAGCTTTAAAATTACTGTtcgcaaataaataaaaaaaaaattgttactgatGGTATCAAACCAGTAAATTGTTCTTTTAGAAACGGCATTAACTATAACGTTTTGTTATGCAATCATAGCACGCGATCGAAAAACAGGTCCCGTTTACCTGCAGCATCTAGCAATTCTGCGTCCACTTTGACGGGGTAGGGGAGAATGAGGGCGTTAGCGCCGACGACGTCCTTCAGCAGGCGTTCCCGGGACACGGAAATCTGACCGCCCTCAACTTCGTCATACATATTCACATCACATACCGCCTGCAATTGGGTAAGCCCCGTCCCGTCCACTGGGATTTTCTGAGTAAGGTACGCCTTTGGCCTTTCGCTCATGGTGCGTTTTGATGAAGCTAGATAATAGATGTTAATTTAGTATATTCAATTATGAAGTTAACTATAATGAAAGTAATGTAACTAACCACTGGAGTACTATTACATAAAGCCATTGATGCGAGCACATAACCCGCTGACCTCATGTTATCTATATAGGCATTAGTTGGTGATTTAGTGATGATGAGTAGGGGTTAAAGCCGAGTAAAGCAGCTAGCCTTAATTTGGCAGCTGGTATTCGGGTATTAAAGTCTAAATCCGGTCGCACTATGATTCTTTTGCATGGTCTAAGTCACAGGCGACAGATGCATATACTGTGTATAAAGGCtaggaaaacataaaaaagtaatttgctTTAATATAACAGTCTAAAGAATATATAGActaggaaaacaaaacaaagtttgcTTCTGTTCCCTATGGTTTAATGTGTATGTTAGgaatacataaacaaattaGTTTCGCGGCCTCCGAGTGTCCATTGTGGTCGAAGACTCTGCTGTAACCTCCCTTTTCAGCTCGCGGTAATTTATGGTTTTAAGGAGTATTCTGGACTCGATATTGACCGGCGGTTCCGCGGTACGcagaaactaaacatttttaGCATTGCTCGGTACGCAAGCCCTCAAAATCGTTTATCGTTTATTACGTCGAGATACAAAATGTACGTAAGGAAGTGAATAACATCCACATGTTTATTACAGCTTGTATGCATTCGTCAatgtgtttatgtgtgtgtgttcagtcattcttataacttatttgaaataaaagggAGGCAAGggaataaaacagaaaatggCTTACCGACAGGAAAAAATAGCTATCCTTATAAACGTTAAGATTGAATTGTAAATTGACTGGTTGCTACGTTGAGTTATGACAGTGACGATGAATAAACAGCAGCTGATAACATCATGCTTATTCGCATGTGCATCAAGTAGTCTACGTCAGGTTCTAtcaaaaaagtttgtttacCTCCCTTCGTTCGCGAATCGCCATTTTcaattctttgtttacatttcgaTGGCAGGTAAGATGAACGTaaattgtgttatatatttgaattgaaataagtCTTTATCATGAAATAAGATATTGCCTTGGTATAAGTTTGAATGTGACATTAATGTGGACTTAAACGAGATGGTAACAAATGTGCCATTATCTGGATGTATGATATGTTATCAAACGTGCAACGAGGTTACCTTTAATTTCAAAGTTCAAAACTGACTTCaaagttcaagatggcattactGAAATAATAACGAGTAAAATGACTTTCATAGTGCAATTATTTTTCTTCGATTGTTAACAGTTAACAGCCTCAGTGGCCCTGACatgatatacttttattaaCACCTGTTATTAATCTTGCGTTTAGATCAAACGTATTTAGTTTGTTTCTCGTTCATGAATTAAGCATACATACTATACAGTAGATATACGTTTTAAATAGATGATAAAGTTCAACAGTTGCCAACTGTTTAATTTATAACTGAGATATCTAGGGCTCAGTGCTGTATTTTCTGTGAGGGTATTGTTTCTTtggttgtattgttttattttggtaGAAACCATGGAAACAGCCGTTTATGAATGTGCTAAATTTTCTCTGGAGCTATTGGGATTCCCAAGAGCAGTTTCTGGTCTTTTCTGGTCTTATTTGGTGTTTTATGCATGCAATAGACTGGCGCTACGATCAATACCTATGTCTGGTTGAAACTACAAATATCATTCTTGCTTGGAGGATCAATTGCGTCGCAGTTTTGACggttttataaagaaacatgaGCTTAAAAATCGAATTAACAGAAAGGACAATAGATGGTATGGCCAGTGGCATTTTTGGATTAAATCTAGTTCTTAAATGAAGTGGACACTAGACAGTGTATATGTTTAGGGTTGCTcttcaaaaggtttgaaaagtatttcaatttGACGGTGTCACTTTCGTACCGGGATAAAACTTTCtgtatacaaaacataaatacgATTGCCTTACCTTTCCTATGACAGAATACCTCATGAAAATATAAGCTATGTGTGAGCATCATCATTTGACGAAAAAGCGATTATAGATTAGTAATTTGTGCACCTGCACACTTCTTTAAACTCatcattttaaattcttaagagatgaatactgaaaaaaatattaggaatcataattgaattttgaaactaaagaataaatattaacgaatcgattttGCATGAGCCGGCagttgttatgtttatttcttattgACTGAATCACTGTCAACCCGaggatttattgttttaaaacagattcatttttatacttaaaaaaagtttgaaagtgGGGAACGATGAAATGGATTCGGTACAAAGTAAGACCCCTTAAGTACATCCTAGATGTTACAAGTCAACAGgttaaataaatcatgttcTTTTACGTTTGAATACACATgtaattaaaactgtttaacGCATCGTGAAAAAAACTATTACTGGTTTTGCTTCGTCACGTACGATAAGTCAGATCAAAAGCTAATGCTAATTAAGATTTATAtaactaaaatatatgttatttcaaCTAGTTTGTAGTTTTTCTTGCATAGTTGACAACGAACATTTGTTACCCAAAACCTCATTCACACAGAGCAAACTTTGGTGAATAAACCAGCTCATGTAAATTAAAGATTCTAAAAGGAGAAGGTATTATATTTAAAGTACTTTGCtctaaattgattataaataagcGATCAGATTAACCTTACCTTAAAGGCTTATATTGTTCGATCAGCTGAATTAGatgttttttacttaaagcATAAAACGTAAAGCTGATTCATTACTTCGTAAAAGATCTAACATTCTCCTATTTTAAAGCAAGGAACAAAAGGAACTAACACTAGTGTTGGATTTAGTTCACTTTTAAGTAAATGAACCAAATTCTTTTGAGAGGTAATTACTATTTGCCAATACCTATTTTCTTTTCTGTACCTTATATACTATAACTACTGTTGGTCATTCATGAacatttgtgaacattttgGTTATTGGGTAAATGCCTTGTACTTCGTGTTCGGGCTTTAAATTGTTCATGCGAagagattttttaaaataatttggcattttattttgttttccatgATAAGGTCTGTACGTCATATGTCAAGGTGacagtcaaggtcacacttaaagatCATTGGTCAAAATGCCTTTTATTCGGCTTATCAGGACTTGAGCTggaggtcaaaagtcaaggttgCACTTGAGGGTCATTTGACTTGAGCTTTGtcgtgttatttttttttttttaaatagtttggcACTATTGTTttaggttaaaggtcaaggttgcgcTTCTGTGTCATTTGTCAAAAACTTTTTGGCTAGTCCGGCCTGAAACGTGGTCTTGCATACGATGATTTTGAAATCACTTGGCATAAATGCTCACCATGACTAGACGTTGTTTCGCCGGCAGGAGCCATTATTtgtatgtcaaaggtcaaggtcacactctAAGATCACTGGTCAAATTTCTTTGCATTTTCGGTATGTCCGAGGGGGgcgggggcggggggggggtaACTTGGCACACTTGTTCGCCATGCCTGAACTCATGTGCGTAGTGTGGGTCACCAGCAACACGTATTTTCAGGcgtcaaaggccaaggtcacactttTTAGGATATTTAGTCAAAATACCTTGGCGTTTGTCAAATAACTGACTAGCGCTTAAGTTTGcataaaatgattataataaggTGCTCATGTAATAACATGATAACATGGGGAAGCATATAAAGTTTTAGAGTTTCCCTTCTCTGTctctattttaaatatcattttctttcatttgccCAAACCCTTTGTTTgcacaaatgttgaaaacctggtttaatGTTTCCATTTCACCCTAGTTCAGATGCACTTACATACATTGTTGCACtttatattttaccatttttactgTGAATACATTGCTGTTGTCAGCTGACTATAAATTGAACACCTGTGCTATGTAATTTTATTTGCTTTCTAGAACCTGAACATGGACTCCCAGGGCGAGGTGATAGCAGCGCCCCCTGACCACGCACCGGAAGTACTCACCGACGAGCGGAACTTTATTCTCAACGTAGCCCAGTTTTTCAACAAACCGGAACTCAGTGACGTCACGATCAAAGTCGGAAACAGCTGTTACCATGGACACAAATTCGTGCTCGCAAAATCCAGTGACGTATTTCGGACAATGCTATATGGCGGTGGCTGGGCCCTGGGTGACGAAACTGACCTCATCCTGAGTGAGAGTGAAGAGTGCCAATcagtgtttgatatatttttgaaattcatgtataCTGCCGAAGTTTCCGTCACCGTGGAAACGGCTGTGGGCATTTTATGCTTAGCAGATAAATATAACGTAACGTCGCTCAAGGAATTATGTGTTCATTATATGGTGCGTAATACACAATCACCGAAGGTTCATAATGCGTTACACTGGTACAATTGGGCGAAGGCCCTTCATTTGCAGGAGCTGGTGGATTCATGTAGCAAAACCATAGCTTGGAATATGGAAGCCATATTAGGTTCTACAGAGTGGAATGACATGGATATGCACTTTGTACAGGATGTCCTCAATAATTCTGGACTTGTTGTGGCCAATGAGTATGATTTGTTCACGGGACTGACATCCTGGCTCCTTTGTGAAACACATAGACCAAACCTCCGAGAGAATGCCCAGAGACTATTTCCGTTAATTCGGTTTCCACAGATGCTAGTTAGACAGCTGTTTGAGATAGAACAATCAAACTTTTTCCAGCTTGATGAGACGGCAAACGTCCTCAAGGAACTTGTTAATAAGGCGTACCGTTTTCGGTCCCTGTGCCCCAGTCAGGGCGGCCTAGACGTGTCTTTCAGCGGTCCCTTCTACCGGCCGCGGAACTATATGGACTTGGCCGTGGACTCTGTCCTTATGCAGAACACACTGAGGTTTGGTATCCAAGTGGATGTACGGACGTACGCTGGCCCCGTGGTGTCCGAGAATCGTAGCGGCGAGTGGAAGATCACATACCGGAAGCACGATAATAGCTGGAGCATCAACCTGTTTTGCCACGACTCCGCCATGCTCAACGGGGAGGCGTATATTGAGGTGAGCGTCATCATCTACAACAACGACGACAAGGTGATACAGGTTGACATGAATCCGGCCACCTCCTGCACGCGCACTAACAACGTCAGTCTTAATGTTGACGTTAACAACATTTTCTCTTCAAAGAACATGGTGTTGCTTATAAAACCGGTACCACACTGAATGCCGTGACTTACGCATTTTGTATTTACGGGCATTACTATTTGTCaatgtgttaaatatttgttctcTCCTCGCACTTATTATGAtgaatttttatgtattttaaaatcatggtcgttaaaaacaatttgcatAACTTGATACATGTTGCTGACCATTTGCTATGTGATATCAGGTACACGTATTATTGCGCGTGTACACATTTTGTATTTGGAATAAACTCTAAGCTCTACATTTATATCACCAGTAACGGCAGTTAGGCTATGTATGCTATCCTGGTTTGTTCCAGATGAATTAAGATAGGTGTTTTGTGGTGAATGGTAATTT from Mya arenaria isolate MELC-2E11 chromosome 3, ASM2691426v1 harbors:
- the LOC128225567 gene encoding glyoxylate reductase/hydroxypyruvate reductase-like; the encoded protein is MSERPKAYLTQKIPVDGTGLTQLQAVCDVNMYDEVEGGQISVSRERLLKDVVGANALILPYPVKVDAELLDAAGSQLKVIATVSVGLDHIDLKECARRRIPVGYTPDVLTDAVAEGTIGLTLATARRHKEGVQAVSGGSWGSTWDSCLYLCGQELRGATVGIVGLGRIGLGVARRLRAFSIGRLMYCGRSPKDYAGEVEAEYVSFDQLLENSDFVIACCSVNPSNHNLFDAAAFKKMKKSAILINTSRGILVDQDALYDALSSGEILRAGLDVTSPEPFPPDHRLLTLPNCLVLPHLGSASMRARHAMVDLAVRNTLAGLRGEPLETPVPI
- the LOC128225565 gene encoding BTB/POZ domain-containing protein 17-like isoform X1 translates to MNLNMDSQGEVIAAPPDHAPEVLTDERNFILNVAQFFNKPELSDVTIKVGNSCYHGHKFVLAKSSDVFRTMLYGGGWALGDETDLILSESEECQSVFDIFLKFMYTAEVSVTVETAVGILCLADKYNVTSLKELCVHYMVRNTQSPKVHNALHWYNWAKALHLQELVDSCSKTIAWNMEAILGSTEWNDMDMHFVQDVLNNSGLVVANEYDLFTGLTSWLLCETHRPNLRENAQRLFPLIRFPQMLVRQLFEIEQSNFFQLDETANVLKELVNKAYRFRSLCPSQGGLDVSFSGPFYRPRNYMDLAVDSVLMQNTLRFGIQVDVRTYAGPVVSENRSGEWKITYRKHDNSWSINLFCHDSAMLNGEAYIEVSVIIYNNDDKVIQVDMNPATSCTRTNNVSLNVDVNNIFSSKNMVLLIKPVPH
- the LOC128225565 gene encoding BTB/POZ domain-containing protein 17-like isoform X2, with the protein product MDSQGEVIAAPPDHAPEVLTDERNFILNVAQFFNKPELSDVTIKVGNSCYHGHKFVLAKSSDVFRTMLYGGGWALGDETDLILSESEECQSVFDIFLKFMYTAEVSVTVETAVGILCLADKYNVTSLKELCVHYMVRNTQSPKVHNALHWYNWAKALHLQELVDSCSKTIAWNMEAILGSTEWNDMDMHFVQDVLNNSGLVVANEYDLFTGLTSWLLCETHRPNLRENAQRLFPLIRFPQMLVRQLFEIEQSNFFQLDETANVLKELVNKAYRFRSLCPSQGGLDVSFSGPFYRPRNYMDLAVDSVLMQNTLRFGIQVDVRTYAGPVVSENRSGEWKITYRKHDNSWSINLFCHDSAMLNGEAYIEVSVIIYNNDDKVIQVDMNPATSCTRTNNVSLNVDVNNIFSSKNMVLLIKPVPH